One window of the Trifolium pratense cultivar HEN17-A07 linkage group LG2, ARS_RC_1.1, whole genome shotgun sequence genome contains the following:
- the LOC123910556 gene encoding gamma-glutamyl peptidase 5-like — translation MLERERKKRYAILMCGEDSEYLLKRHGGCYGFFTKMLAEKGETWDLYKVVKNEFPKDDDVPFYDGFVITGSCHDAHANDPWIHQLLTLVNTLNSLNKKILGICFGHQIIGRALGGKVVRSTASWDIGVTTINFMLPSSSSNNSSFNLPSKLSVFKCHRDEVVDLPAEVEVIGCSEKTGIEMFRYEDHILGIQGHPEFTIDILLHFIDRLTRRNLIQEGFASDVKVKAASREPDTEAWKTLCLTFLKGQS, via the exons ATGTTAGAAAGGGAGAGGAAGAAGAGATATGCAATTTTAATGTGTGGAGAGGATTCAGAATACTTGTTGAAGAGACATGGAGGTTGCTATGGTTTTTTCACAAAAATGTTGGCTGAGAAAGGGGAAACATGGGACCTTTACAAAGTTGTTAAGAATGAGTTTCCTAAGGACGATGATGTTCCTTTCTATGATGGTTTTGTTATCACTGGAAGCTGCCATGATGCACATGCTAATGACCCTTGGATCCATCAACTCCTCACTCTTGTGAACACATTAAATTCTCTAAACAAAAAAATCCTTGGCATTTGCTTTGGCCATCAG aTAATTGGGCGTGCATTGGGAGGTAAGGTGGTTCGTTCAACTGCTAGTTGGGACATTGGTGTCACAACCATCAACTTCATGTTACCATCATCATCTTCTAATAATTCATCATTCAATTTGCCATCAAAGCTTTCAGTTTTCAAATGCCACCGTGATGAG gTTGTTGATCTGCCTGCTGAAGTTGAGGTAATTGGTTGCTCAGAAAAGACTGGAATTGAGATGTTTAGATATGAAGATCACATTTTGGGCATACAAGGTCACCCTGAATTTACCATTGACATTCTTTTGCATTTTATTGACCGCCTCACACGTCGTAATTTAATTCAG GAAGGTTTTGCTTCGGATGTAAAGGTAAAGGCAGCATCAAGGGAGCCAGACACAGAGGCATGGAAAACACTTTGTCTCACATTTCTTAAAGGTCAATCATGA
- the LOC123904574 gene encoding uncharacterized protein LOC123904574, which translates to MAGGGNTVKEMTKSFGKLDKFQGQDFRRWQKKMHFMLTTLKVVHILSTPIPEIGEDDTVENLRRRSKWENDDYICRGHILNGMSDPLFDIYQNVESTKELWDCLEAKYMAEDSSSKKFLVTDFNNYKMVESRSVMEQFHELL; encoded by the coding sequence ATGGCTGGAGGAGGAAACACCGTCAAGGAGATGACTAAAAGTTTCGGAAAATTGGACAAGTTTCAAGGACAAGACTTCAGGCGTTGGCAGAAGAAGATGCATTTCATGTTGACAACGTTGAAGGTGGTGCACATCCTGTCTACACCGATTCCAGAAATTGGGGAGGATGACACGGTTGAAAATCTGAGACGCCGATCAAAGTGGGAGAACGACGATTACATATGCAGAGGGCACATTCTTAACGGTATGTCTGATCCCTTATTTGATATTTACCAAAATGTGGAATCTACAAAGGAATTGTGGGATTGTCTCGAAGCCAAGTACATGGCAGAGGACTCATCCAGTAAAAAGTTCCTGGTGACCGATTTCAACAATTACAAAATGGTTGAATCGAGGTCTGTCATGGAACAATTCCATGAACTCCTCTGA